One region of Pan paniscus chromosome 5, NHGRI_mPanPan1-v2.0_pri, whole genome shotgun sequence genomic DNA includes:
- the MUC22 gene encoding mucin-22: MRRGNISPAFWFLWLLLFGLLGPSSENTTAFTKGSDTTTASITGSETTMASTMASTTALTTGSKITTDSTTGSETTSASTMASTAAFTTGSETNTASTTDSGTTIASTRTFTTGSDTTTASTAGSETIVASTTVSGTTTTFTVASTTVPETTMASSTTSTAGSEKTMASSIISETTMASTTGSETATVSTTGSETITTSTASSEATKVSTTGSETTTASTAGSETTTTSTSTAGSEATTTSTADSKVITASSKSSETTVAPTAGSNTTTASTTGSETTTILIKASETTTASTAGSETTTPSPTGSQTTIVSISGSEITTTSMAGSETTTVSSAGSGTTTASTAGSETTISTAGSETTTVSITGTETTMVSAMGSETTTNSTTSSETTVTSTAGSETTTVSTMGSETTTASTADSETTAASTTGSEMTTVFTAGSETITPSTAGSETITVSTAGSETTTVSTTGSETTTASTAHSETTAASTMGSETTKVSTAGSETTVSTAGSETTAASTEDSETNTAFTEDSETTTASTTGFETTAASTTGSEPTMASTMGSETTMASTIGPETTKVSTASSEVTTVFAAGSETIRASTIGSETTTVSTTGSETTTASTMGSETSTDSTTGSETTTASTEGSETTTASTAGSEATTVSTEGSEATTVSTTGSETTTVSTTDSETTTTCTEGSEMTAVSTTVFETTTASTEGSETTIASTSDSETTTASTEGSETTTVTTAGSETKTAYTTGSETTTASTTGLETTTVFTIGSDTTTASTEGSETTAVSATGSETTTVSTEGSENTTVSTTGSETTTVSTTGLETITTSTEGSEMTTASTTGAETTTDSTEGSGTTTASTAGSETTTASTTSSETTTASTEGSETTTVSTTDSETTMVSTTGSETTITSTEGSETTTVSATGSETTTVSTEGSGTTTVSITGSETTKVSTTGSETTTTSTEGSEITTASITGSETTSASTTSSETTMASTMGSETTMASTIGSETTKVSTASSKMTTVFIENSETTVASTTASETTTVSTAGSETIPASTAGSETTITTSTESSETTTASIEGSETTTASTESSETTTVTTTGSETTTASTEGSETTTASTEGSETTTVTTTGSETTTASTEGSETTTASTEGSETTTASTEGSETTTVSSTGSETTTVSTTGTETTITSTEGSETTTVTTAGSETTLVYTTGSETTTSSTEGSETTTVSTTGSETTTASTADLETTTVSTSGSGTTTASTAGSETTTVYTTGSKTTTASTEGSEATTVSSTGSETTTASTTGSEMTTVSTTVSETTTVSTIGSEATTSSAAGSEATTTSTEGSETTTASTAGSETTTASTSGSETNTACTTGSETSTPSSAGSETNTAFIIGSETSIASTASLEPTETSLTGSETTTVSITASGATAASTTVSSTTFVPTKATDVSIQPITNKPMSGTRTTGTRPTASSSVTMAPGMDFKASAASHTVPGIVLNTSGLGTSTMGASSTTSAHGVRTTTGSTREPTSSTFQETGPVSMGTNTVSMSHTPTNVIKPSGYLQPWAIILISLAAVVAAVGLSVGLSFCLRDLFFPLRYCGIYYPHGHSHSLVLDLDLGLGSGTFHSLGNALVHGGELEMGHGGTHGFGSRVGHGLSHIHRDGYGVNHGGHYGHGGGH, from the exons GCTCTGAGAATACCACAGCCTTCACAAAAGGCTCTGACACCACCACAGCCTCCATCACAGGCTCTGAGACCACCATGGCCTCCACCATGGCCTCTACTACGGCCTTAACTACAGGCTCTAAGATCACCACAGACTCTACCACAGGCTCTgagacaacctcagcctccaccaTGGCTTCTACTGCAGCCTTCACCACAGGCTCTGAGACCAACACGGCCTCCACCACAGACTCAGGGACTACTATAGCCTCCACTAGGACCTTCACCACAGGCTCTGACACAACCACAGCCTCCACTGCAGGCTCTGAAACTATCGTGGCCTCCACCACAGTCTCTGGGACCACAACAACCTTTACTGTAGCCTCCACTACAGTCCCTGAGACTACCATGGCCTCCAGCACAACCTCCACTGCAGGCTCTGAGAAAACGATGGCCTCCTCCATAATTTCTGAGACCACCATGGCCTCCACCACAGGCTCTGAGACTGCCACAGTCTCTACCACAGGCTCTGagaccatcaccacctccactgcAAGCTCTGAGGCCACTAAAGTCTCTACCACAGGCTCTGAAACCACCACAGCATCTACTGCAGGTTCTGAGACCACCACTACCTCCACCTCCACGGCAGGCTCTGAGGCCACCACAACCTCAACTGCAGACTCCAAGGTGATCACAGCATCCAGCAAGAGCTCTGAGACCACTGTGGCCCCCACTGCAGGCTCTAACACCACCACAGCCTCTACCACAGGCTCTGAGACCACAACAATCCTGATTAAAGCCTCTGAGACCACCACAGCCTCTACAGCAGGTTCTGAGaccaccaccccctcccccacaggCTCTCAGACCACCATAGTCTCTATTTCAGGCTCTGagatcaccaccacctccatggCAGGATCCGAGACCACCACAGTCTCTAGTGCAGGCTCTGGGACCACCACAGCTTCTACGGCAGGCTCTGAGACCACCATCTCCACTGCAGGCTCTGAGACCACTACAGTCTCTATCACAGGCACTGAGACCACCATGGTCTCCGCCATGGGCTCAGAGACCACCACAAACTCTACTACAAGCTCTGAGACCACTGTCACCTCTACTGCAGGCTCTGAGACCACCACAGTCTCCACCATGGGCTCTGAGACCACCACAGCCTCTACTGCAGATTCTGAgaccactgcagcctctaccacAGGCTCTGAGATGACCACAGTCTTCACTGCAGGCTCGGAAACCATCACACCCTCTACTGCAGGCTCAGAGACCATCACAGTCTCTACTGCAGGCTCTGAGACCACTACAGTCTCCACCACAGGCTCTGAGACCACAACAGCCTCTACTGCACATTCTGAgaccactgcagcctccaccatgGGCTCTGAGACCACCAAAGTCTCAACTGCAGGCTCTGAGACCACAGTCTCCACTGCAGGCTCTGAgaccactgcagcctctactgaAGATTCTGAAACCAACACAGCATTTACTGAAGATTCTGAGACTACCACAGCCTCTACTACAGGGTTTGAGACAACCGCAGCCTCTACTACAGGCTCTGAGCCTACCATGGCATCCACCATGGGCTCTGAGACCACTATGGCCTCTACCATAGGCCCTGAGACCACGAAGGTCTCCACTGCAAGCTCTGAGGTGACCACAGTCTTTGCTGCAGGCTCTGAGACAATCAGAGCCTCTACCATAGGCTCTGAGACCACCACAGTCTCTACCACAGGCTCTGAgaccaccacagcctccaccatgGGCTCTGAGACCAGCACAGATTCTACCACAGGCTCTGAGACCACCACAGCCTCTACTGAAGGCTCTGAGACCACCACAGCTTCCACTGCAGGCTCTGAGGCCACCACAGTCTCTACTGAAGGCTCTGAGGCCACTACAGTCTCCACCACAGGCTCTGAGACCACTACAGTTTCTACCACAGACTCAGAGACCACCACCACCTGTACTGAAGGCTCTGAGATGACTGCAGTCTCCACCACAGTCTTTGAGACCACCACAGCCTCTACTGAAGGCTCTGAGACCACAATAGCCTCTACTTCAGACTCTGAGACCACCACAGCTTCTACTGAAGGTTCTGAGACCACTACAGTCACTACCGCAGGCTCTGAGACCAAAACAGCCTATACTACAGGCTCTGAGACCACCACAGCCTCTACTACAGGCTTGGAGACCACCACAGTCTTTACCATAGGCTCTGACACCACCACAGCCTCTACTGAAGGCTCTGAGAccactgcagtctctgccacaGGCTCTGAGACCACCACAGTCTCTACTGAAGGCTCTGAGAACACTACAGTCTCCACCACAGGCTCTGAGACCACTACAGTTTCCACCACAGGCTTGGAGACCATCACCACTTCCACTGAAGGCTCTGAGATGACTACAGCCTCCACCACAGGCGCTGAGACCACCACAGACTCTACTGAAGGCTCTGGgaccaccacagcctccactgcAGGCTCTGAGACCACCACAGCCTCTACTACAAGCTCTGAGACCACCACAGCCTCTACTGAAGGCTCTGAGACCACTACAGTCTCCACCACAGACTCTGAGACCACCATGGTCTCTACCACAGGCTCTGAGACTACCATCACCTCTACTGAAGGCTCTGAGACCACTACAGTATCTGCCACAGGCTCTGAGACCACCACAGTCTCTACTGAAGGCTCTGGGACCACTACAGTCTCCATCACAGGCTCTGAGACCACTAAAGTTTCTACCACAGGTTCAGAGACCACCACCACTTCTACTGAAGGCTCTGAGATTACTACAGCCTCCATCACAggctctgagaccacctcagcctctactACAAGCTCTGAGACCACCATGGCATCCACCATGGGCTCTGAGACCACTATGGCCTCTACCATAGGCTCTGAGACCACCAAGGTCTCCACTGCAAGCTCTAAAATGACCACAGTCTTCATTGAAAACTCTGAGACCACCGTAGCCTCTACCACAGCCTCTGAGACCACCACAGTCTCCACTGCAGGCTCTGAGACCATCCCAGCCTCTACAGCAGGCTCTGagaccaccatcaccacctctacTGAAAGCTCTGAGACCACTACAGCCTCTATTGAAGGCTCTGAGACCACCACAGCCTCTACTGAAAGCTCCGAGACCACTACAGTCACTACCACAGGCTCTGAGACCACCACGGCCTCTACTGAAGGCTCTGAGACCACCACAGCCTCTACTGAAGGCTCTGAGACCACCACAGTCACTACCACAGGCTCTGAGACCACCACCGCCTCTACTGAAGGCTCTGAGACCACTACAGCCTCTACTGAAGGCTCTGAGACCACCACAGCCTCTACTGAAGGCTCTGAGACCACTACAGTCTCCTCCACAGGCTCTGAGACCACCACAGTCTCTACCACAGGCACTGAGACTACCATCACCTCTACTGAAGGTTCTGAGACCACTACAGTCACTACCGCAGGTTCTGAGACCACATTAGTCTATACCACAGGCTCTGAGACTACCACCAGCTCTACTGAAGGCTCTGAGACCACCACAGTCTCTACCACGGGCTCTGAGACCACCACAGCCTCTACCGCAGATTTGGAGACCACCACAGTCTCCACCTCAGGCTCTGGGACCACCACAGCCTCTACTGCAGGCTCTGAGACCACAACAGTCTATACCACAGGCTCTAAGACTACCACCGCCTCTACTGAAGGCTCTGAGGCCACTACAGTTTCTTCCACAGGCTCTGAGACCACCACAGCCTCTACCACAGGCTCTGAGATGACTACAGTCTCTACCACAGTCTCTGAGACCACCACAGTCTCTACCATAGGCTCTGAGGCCACCACATCCTCTGCTGCAGGCTCTGAGGCCACCACCACCTCTACTGAAGGCTCTGAgaccaccacagcctccactgcAGGCTCTGAgaccaccacagcctccacttcAGGCTCTGAGACCAACACAGCCTGTACCACAGGTTCTGAGACCTCCACACCCTCCAGTGCAGGCTCTGAGACCAACACTGCCTTCATCATAGGCTCTGAGACCTCCATAGCTTCCACTGCAAGCTTGGAGCCCACTGAAACTTCCCTCACAGGCTCTGAGACCACCACAGTCTCTATCACAGCTTCTGgggccactgcagcctccaccactgTCTCTTCCACCACTTTTGTACCCACCAAGGCCACTGACGTTTCTATCCAGCCCATCACCAACAAACCTATGTCAG GCACCAGAACCACTGGAACCAGACCCACTGCCTCCAGCTCTGTCACCATGGCCCCTGGAATGGACTTCAAGGCCTCTGCTGCCAGCCATACTGTGCCGGGAATAGTCTTAAACACCTCTGGCCTGGGTACATCCACTATGGGAGCATCATCTACCACCTCAGCCCACGGCGTCAGGACCACCACAGGATCCACCCGTGAGCCAACCAGCAGCACCTTCCAGGAAACAGGCCCGGTGTCCATGGGCACAAACACAGTTAGCATGAGCCACACACCCACAAACGTGATCAaaccaagtggatatttacagcCCTGGGCTATCATCCTCATTTCCCTGGCTGCAGTTGTGGCTGCTGTTGGATTGTCAGTAGGACTGAGTTTTTGTCTG agagaccTTTTCTTCCCCCTGAGATATTGTGGTATTTATTACCCCCATGGCCACAGCCACAGCCTTGTTCTGGACCTGGACTTGGGCCTGGGCTCTGGGACATTCCACAGCCTGGGAAATGCACTGGTTCATGGAGGAGAACTTGAAATGGGACATGGAGGAACACATGGCTTTGGATCTAGAGTGGGCCATGGACTGAGCCACATCCATAGAGATGGCTACGGAGTGAATCATGGCGGGCATTATGGACATGGAGGAGGCCACTGA